In Apium graveolens cultivar Ventura chromosome 10, ASM990537v1, whole genome shotgun sequence, the following are encoded in one genomic region:
- the LOC141691031 gene encoding large ribosomal subunit protein P2-like: MKVVAAYLLAVLGGSTCPTAEDVKSILGSVGADADDDKIELLLSEVKGKDITELIASGREKLASVPSGGGGVAVSAAASGGGGGAAAPAAEAKKEEKVEEKEESDDDMGFSLFD; encoded by the exons atGAAGGTTGTAGCTGCTTATTTGTTGGCTGTTCTTGGTGGTAGCACTTGTCCTACCGCAGAGGATGTGAAGAGTATTCTTGGATCAG TTGGAGCTGATGCTGATGATGACAAGATTGAGCTTCTACTCTCTGAGGTCAAAGGAAAGGACATCACTGAGTTGATTGCATCTGGGAGGGAGAAGTTGGCTTCCGTACCTTCAGGCGGCGGTGGTGTTGCTGTTTCTGCAGCTGCTTCCGGTGGTGGTGGTGGTGCTGCTGCACCTGCTGCAGAAGCCAAGAAAGAGGAGAAAGTCGAGGAGAAGGAAGAATCAGATGAT GACATGGGTTTCAGTCTCTTTGATTAG